The Ancylothrix sp. D3o genome segment ATGCCTAATGTGGTGATTGTTCGGGTGGGTTCTGTTACGAATTGGGTGGAAACTCAATTAAAGAAAAAGCAGGTGCCGGTGGAGACTTTTACGTTTGCCGGTGATTATTATTCGCTGCCTAATTTGGTGCCGCTTTTGTCTCGTCCATCGCGTCTTGACTTGTTGATGGAAATTATGGAGACAGCGCTGCCGCTGCGTGATGATAAGTAGGTTTGTGGTGCCGGTTTTTCAAATGATAAAAACCCGGTTTTGTGAAAGAAACCGGGTTTTTTCTATCTCTAGTGAATTAGCAGAAAAAATTTATTCCTTATATTCCCATGTGCCCAACTCGCACATATTGACGTTTAACTCTACCTTGTCGGTATCATCTGACCATTTTGTGTACATATCATAGGTGCAATCTGTGCGGTCATCCGCAATGATCACAGGGATGGTTTCGCGGGGTGGAACGGGTTCGCTTAAAATGTTCTCCCCCCAATTTTGCTGGCTGGAAGGATCAACACGAAAATCTACAATGGTTTTGGAGGTGTTGTTAACAAGTTTGAAAACCAAATCGTCGGTTTGGGTTTTGGCGCTTTGTGCGGGAATGGCAACTGCGGGGATGGCAATTAAGCCGGCAACCAGTAAACTACGCCATGACTTTTTCAACATATTTCAATTCCTCTGAAAGTTCCAAATTTGGGGATTTAATTCAATTAAAACACACTTGTTTGTTTTGTCAAGTCAGGATGGATATTTTTTTCTTTTGCTGACATCTCACTTTCCCCTACTAGAAAATTGGCATCATGTTTTATGCCAACTTTACTAAATAGAAAAGCGGGATTTTTTACTTTTACTCGGTGTATTCGTAGCTTCCGCCATCGCAGACTTCGACGGCTGATTGAATCAGTTCGCCGCGTCCAACAGAACCATCGGGAGCGGGCCCCAAAGTGCCTTTAAAATCATACTTACAATCTGGCCGGCCATCATCAATAGTTACTTTTACTGATTCACCCGGCATAAGAGGTTTCCCCTCTAAAATATCTTCTTCCCAGTTATCTACTTGAGGAGGCGCTGCATAGAACGCTTTCAAGGGGCGGGAAGTTTTATCAACCAAGGTAAAAGTAGCCACGCTATTGTTTTGTTGTGCTTAAGTATTTGGCAAGCAAAAAGACACAACGGGTAAGGCTAAAATACTGCCTTAAGATTGTCTGCAAAGATTTCTTAAACATTTTGTGTTCTTAGTTGAAATGAGAATTCACCAAATTGTAAAAAAGGTTCCCTAAAAAGATAGTGCTGTCAATTGTATCTGCCTTTAGATAGAGGTGTCAATGGGTAAATTGTTAATCTTTAATGAAGTGTTTGCGAAAAATTGTCTGCTGTGGAACAACTCAGACTTACGTTGCGTCTTGATGGGATTTATTGTGTTTTATAGCGGTTACCGCACTAAGGAACCGGCGGGATTTTTTTCTCTAAGTTTTTAGAGCAAAAAACGAGCGATCAAACATCTTTTTGTATTTATTTTGTGAAGATAGAAAAATTTAGGGATTTTTGGGGCCGGCAAAATGGATAATGTTTTGGTTCGCTCGGTTAGACTGATGGCAACTGTATTATGCTATAATACAAAAACCCAGACAAAGGACTGGTGATTAGGGACTGGTAACTGGGGAATGCTCCAATTTTTTTAATCTGGGATGCTAGGTTAATTTTATTGACAAGAAAACAAAATGCTCAGCGAGTCTCGCCTCGTTAAAATAAGTAAATACTTGAGTTACCATCTGCGACACGCGCCAGAAAAACTCGGCCTTAAACTTGATGAAGGGGGGTGGGTGCCGGTGTTAGACTTGTTAGAGTCCGCCAAAAAAGATCAGTTTCCAATTTCCTTAGAAGAGTTAAAACAAGTTGTTGATAAAGATGATAAAAAACGCTATTCCTTTGATTTTACCGACAAGCTGATCCGCGCCAACCAAGGACACAGCATAAAAGTCGATCTACAATTAAAAGAAGCCCTCCCACCGGATATCCTTTATCACGGTACAGGACAGAAAACCGTTGAGTCAATTTTGCATAAAGGTTTATCCAAAATGTCTCGGCATCACGTTCATTTATCCGCCGATATGGAAACTGCAAAAAAAGTAGGAAAACGTCACGGTAAACCGGTTATTTTAGCAGTTGATGCTCAAACTATGTACAAAGCCGGATATCCTTTTTACTGTTCAGATAATGGAGTTTGGTTAGTCGAAAGCGTCCCCCCAGAGTATTTGCAACTTATCTGAATAACCAGGAAAAGCTGTTTGTTTAAAGTTCTTATTTTTTTGCTAAAATAACCGTAAAAAAAGGAAACTATGACCCAGGGATTTTTTGGAAACGACGACAAAAACCTGCAAAACAACCCGCAAAGTAAAGGATTGCTGGGGGCCGGTTGGCGGCCTTTAACCCGACAGTTAGACTGGGAGTATTTATCACATCTGATGGTAAATGACACCTGGGAACTTTCCCAAAAAACAATGGATATGTTTAGCGATATAGCCGATGCTTTAGGGCGACACCAATACGCTTGGTGGGCGAATATTTTAAACGTTTTTTCTGAAAACACCCGCTACCACTTAGATGAATTCTGGAACTATATCACCCCCGAACCGGCATCCCCAGACTATCGGTATAAAGACGTTTTAAGCGTAGAAACCCCGGTGGTACAAATTGTTAGCCGCAACAATATTCCCATTGATTACGTCCTCAACAAACTCCAAGAAATTACGGTTTTAAAAATTTTGGAAATTTTGGGGAAACCCACCATCATCACTCAATATTATTTGGAGCGATATTTCTACTATCCCGTCGAGCGATTTGTAAATTGGGAACGTTTAGAAACCATCGGCACCATATTTGCTTATTGGTCAAAAGATCAAGTTTGGCTGCAAATTGATCGCTATGATCGCGGACGCCGGCAATACACACTAATTGGCAAAAACTTAGCCCCTTTGATCAACAAATCTACCTATAATCTGGCAGTAATTCTCAGCGGTTATAAAAGCCGAGTTGGACAAATTAACAGCCAATATCCCCTGCGCTCATTTCCCGCAGATATTCAAAGCTTTAGCGATAGTATCCAGCAGGCAATTCTTGACCAAAACCAATTAGCTGTACTTGTCTATGGAGACCCCGGCACCGGCAAAACTGTCTGGACTCAAGCTGTCGCCAAAGAAATTTTAGTTCCTCTGGGATTTGTGATTTTCATCCTCGATCACGATGCTGTTGAAAACTTCGTTCCTCCCACTTATTTAGAGCGAATTTGCATCATTATCAACGAAGCCGATAACTTAGCTCAAGATCGTGGTAGTACCGCCGCTATGGGCAATACCAAAACTGAGCATATTTTAAGCTTGTTGGATGGAACGCTTTATCAAAGTGTCATTGATGAAAAAGGCATTCAATCTCAACAAAAGTTTGTCATTTTAATGACTTGTAACACCACAGAAAGACTCGATCCTGCCGTTTTACGAAAAGGTCGCGTTGATTTCACCTATGAATTTACCCATCGCTTTGTGTAATTAAAACAACGTTTTTCTCCGCAAAGAAAAATATCCTCAAACCTTGGGTGCGCTTCTCACCGCACCCCTCCTCTGGTAAAACATAATCCCCCCACGCACCCAGAATACCGCCAAAAAATGATATAACACTAGGTTATAAGGCTTCCCGCCTACCGGCACCGGTATTCACTTCAACGCTATCAAGCTACTGGAAATTGTCAGGTAGCGAAAACATAAGGGGATGATTGTATGGCAAAAGATTTTTCAAAAAAACGCTCAGACCGCTTTGGAATCACCCCCCAATCATTTTTAGAAGATTTTCGTGGAAAAGATCCAAGTACCAGGCGATATTTACTCAACACGATGACTTTGTTTGCGAGTATCTCCCCCGAACAACAGCATCAAATTTTAAATGACCTCATCCAATCGGAACTG includes the following:
- a CDS encoding RNA 2'-phosphotransferase — protein: MLSESRLVKISKYLSYHLRHAPEKLGLKLDEGGWVPVLDLLESAKKDQFPISLEELKQVVDKDDKKRYSFDFTDKLIRANQGHSIKVDLQLKEALPPDILYHGTGQKTVESILHKGLSKMSRHHVHLSADMETAKKVGKRHGKPVILAVDAQTMYKAGYPFYCSDNGVWLVESVPPEYLQLI
- a CDS encoding ATP-binding protein; amino-acid sequence: MTQGFFGNDDKNLQNNPQSKGLLGAGWRPLTRQLDWEYLSHLMVNDTWELSQKTMDMFSDIADALGRHQYAWWANILNVFSENTRYHLDEFWNYITPEPASPDYRYKDVLSVETPVVQIVSRNNIPIDYVLNKLQEITVLKILEILGKPTIITQYYLERYFYYPVERFVNWERLETIGTIFAYWSKDQVWLQIDRYDRGRRQYTLIGKNLAPLINKSTYNLAVILSGYKSRVGQINSQYPLRSFPADIQSFSDSIQQAILDQNQLAVLVYGDPGTGKTVWTQAVAKEILVPLGFVIFILDHDAVENFVPPTYLERICIIINEADNLAQDRGSTAAMGNTKTEHILSLLDGTLYQSVIDEKGIQSQQKFVILMTCNTTERLDPAVLRKGRVDFTYEFTHRFV